CCGATTTCAATAACTCGATGATGTCCAGATATGGCAGCTACAGTCCCTCTGGGGGCAAGGCCGATATGTAGTGAGTGCAGTTGCAACCTACAAGGAACCATAAAATAACGTTTTATTCCTAGTGGTTCCATGATGCACGATGGAGGACACGAAATGGATTTCGACATGAGCAACGGCttgggcggcggtggtgcGACTGTTTCTCCTCGAATGTCTGGCGGCTACTCTGGTGGATCCCGCAATGGTGAGTCTGTGTTTaatgattttaaatatattaaattaaattcgcTTGCAGGTCTCGGCGATCCCTCAGGCGGACGTGGCCAAAGCAACGGCACGAGTTGGTTCTAAGTAGCTTCCATCCCTCTGCA
The sequence above is a segment of the Drosophila subobscura isolate 14011-0131.10 chromosome U, UCBerk_Dsub_1.0, whole genome shotgun sequence genome. Coding sequences within it:
- the LOC117901536 gene encoding keratin, type II cytoskeletal 1 isoform X1 — its product is MENGNYNGSEFGWDYSHGGQGQGGMSNYSQMGQMSQGGRQWLHSNQNHNFHQPGMSQGPQGSFASPQDPFADFNNSMMSRYGSYSPSGGKADMYGSMMHDGGHEMDFDMSNGLGGGGATVSPRMSGGYSGGSRNGLGDPSGGRGQSNGTSWF
- the LOC117901536 gene encoding keratin, type II cytoskeletal 1 isoform X2; the encoded protein is MENGNYNGSEFGWDYSHGGQGQGGMSNYSQMSQGGRQWLHSNQNHNFHQPGMSQGPQGSFASPQDPFADFNNSMMSRYGSYSPSGGKADMYGSMMHDGGHEMDFDMSNGLGGGGATVSPRMSGGYSGGSRNGLGDPSGGRGQSNGTSWF